In Halorientalis sp. LT38, a genomic segment contains:
- a CDS encoding serine/threonine-protein kinase RIO2, which yields MVENVAPLMRELEPEDFHLLSGIEQGMRFSEWVARGKLPEFSRLSPENVDYRLDRCEDRGLIERKTIQYQGFKLTFEGYDALALHTFIERESVSEFGAPLGVGKESDVYEVRSYKPLALKYHREGYTNFREVMKERDYTSDRDHVSWQYTARKAAEREYDALETLYPDVSVPRPVDQNRHAIVMERIDATELSRTKLEPEQVVPVLDLILAELETAYEEGYVHADMSEYNVFVGEDGVTVFDWPQAVPTDHENAREFLARDVENLASYFKRKYPQQIGDVEIDDLARAIAEGAFETVADHRSE from the coding sequence ATGGTCGAAAACGTCGCCCCGCTGATGCGGGAGCTCGAACCCGAGGATTTCCACCTGCTCTCGGGCATAGAGCAGGGGATGCGCTTCTCGGAGTGGGTGGCGCGGGGGAAGCTCCCGGAGTTCTCGCGGCTCTCGCCGGAGAACGTCGACTACCGGCTGGACCGCTGTGAAGACCGCGGGCTGATCGAACGAAAGACGATCCAGTACCAGGGGTTCAAGCTCACCTTCGAGGGCTACGACGCCCTGGCGCTGCACACCTTCATCGAACGCGAGTCTGTCTCCGAGTTCGGCGCGCCCCTGGGCGTCGGCAAGGAGAGCGACGTCTACGAGGTCCGATCGTACAAGCCCCTGGCCCTGAAGTACCACCGCGAGGGGTACACCAACTTCCGGGAAGTGATGAAAGAGCGGGACTACACCTCGGATCGGGACCACGTCTCCTGGCAGTACACCGCCCGGAAAGCGGCCGAACGTGAGTACGACGCCCTCGAGACGCTCTATCCCGACGTGAGCGTCCCGCGACCGGTGGATCAGAACCGCCACGCCATCGTGATGGAGCGCATCGACGCGACCGAGCTCTCGCGGACGAAACTCGAACCCGAGCAGGTCGTCCCGGTCCTGGACCTGATCCTGGCGGAACTGGAGACGGCCTACGAGGAGGGGTACGTCCACGCGGACATGAGCGAGTACAACGTCTTCGTCGGCGAAGACGGCGTGACCGTCTTCGACTGGCCCCAGGCCGTCCCGACCGACCACGAGAACGCCCGCGAGTTCCTGGCCCGGGACGTCGAGAACCTCGCGTCCTACTTCAAGCGGAAGTACCCCCAGCAGATCGGCGACGTCGAGATCGACGACCTCGCCAGGGCCATCGCCGAGGGCGCCTTCGAGACCGTCGCCGACCACCGGTCCGAGTGA
- a CDS encoding DUF7504 family protein: protein MSSNPDPEIDGTDAPIEFPESVATGTTVLLCGFDPTEYALGLRALAQFGGPEDDAVVVTTTRGAEPTIERYDSLAPADSTPSLRVVDMVSEGQSISATYGEVPTVFTPSQGDTERLVLALSELTGRKVIDGERHLVVRSLSPMLSAASTARVTDVLDRISGLRTADGLAVFALDYTAHDEDTVSTVAETADRVCWVTKRADGRFETDLRSTRAAVGRPVGE from the coding sequence ATGAGTTCGAACCCCGACCCGGAGATCGACGGCACGGACGCTCCGATCGAGTTCCCCGAATCCGTCGCCACCGGGACCACGGTCCTGCTCTGCGGGTTCGACCCGACCGAGTACGCGCTGGGCCTTCGCGCGCTCGCGCAGTTCGGCGGCCCCGAGGACGACGCGGTCGTCGTGACCACGACGCGCGGCGCCGAACCGACCATCGAGCGGTACGACTCGCTCGCCCCGGCCGATTCGACCCCGTCGCTTCGCGTCGTCGACATGGTCTCGGAGGGCCAGTCCATCTCGGCCACCTACGGCGAGGTGCCGACCGTCTTCACGCCCTCGCAGGGCGACACCGAGCGGCTGGTGCTGGCGCTCTCGGAACTGACCGGGCGCAAAGTGATCGACGGGGAGCGCCACCTCGTGGTCCGGTCGCTCTCGCCGATGCTTTCGGCCGCGTCGACGGCCCGGGTCACCGACGTCCTCGATCGGATCTCCGGACTTCGGACCGCCGACGGGCTGGCGGTGTTCGCCCTCGATTACACGGCCCACGACGAAGACACGGTCTCGACGGTCGCGGAGACGGCCGACCGCGTCTGCTGGGTCACGAAACGCGCCGACGGGCGCTTCGAGACGGACCTGCGCTCGACGCGCGCGGCCGTCGGCCGTCCGGTCGGCGAGTGA
- a CDS encoding cytochrome c oxidase subunit 3, which translates to MVETATGTDHGGHEEGEHRSRWPFVAAMGAGALYAGVALYVLTARTGVAPRAIGAGMAVLGFVGLCVGLAGWVVEAFFGHPGPGDRGAIYRLATILFLGTDVATFGAGFVYYFFVRLSAWPPSELPHLLGSLVLLNTAILVASSFTLHFAHEGLEHGNRRRFVGLLGVTVALGVIFLVGQAVEYYELLVAEGFSLQTGVLGSAFYGLTGLHGFHVFLGVVLLGLAFGRALRGDYDAEWDTSIATTSLYWHFVDGVWLFLVVVLYAGATL; encoded by the coding sequence ATGGTCGAGACTGCGACCGGGACCGACCACGGCGGTCACGAGGAGGGCGAACACCGGAGCCGGTGGCCGTTCGTCGCGGCGATGGGCGCGGGTGCGCTGTACGCCGGCGTCGCGCTCTACGTCCTCACGGCGCGGACGGGCGTCGCGCCGCGGGCGATCGGTGCGGGCATGGCAGTCCTCGGTTTCGTCGGGCTCTGCGTCGGCCTGGCCGGCTGGGTCGTCGAGGCGTTCTTCGGTCATCCCGGCCCGGGAGACCGGGGGGCGATCTACCGGCTGGCGACGATCCTCTTTCTCGGGACGGACGTGGCGACGTTCGGCGCGGGCTTCGTCTACTACTTCTTCGTCCGGCTGAGCGCGTGGCCGCCCAGCGAGTTGCCCCACCTGCTCGGGTCGCTCGTCCTCCTGAACACCGCGATCCTCGTGGCGAGCAGTTTCACATTACACTTCGCCCACGAGGGCCTCGAACACGGGAACCGCCGCCGGTTCGTCGGCCTCCTGGGAGTCACCGTCGCGCTCGGCGTGATCTTCCTCGTGGGGCAGGCCGTCGAGTACTACGAACTGCTCGTCGCGGAGGGCTTTTCCCTGCAGACGGGCGTGCTCGGCAGCGCCTTCTACGGGCTGACTGGCCTGCACGGCTTCCACGTCTTCCTCGGCGTCGTGCTCCTGGGACTCGCGTTCGGGCGGGCGCTCCGGGGCGACTACGACGCCGAGTGGGACACCTCGATCGCGACGACGTCGCTGTACTGGCACTTCGTCGACGGGGTCTGGCTCTTCCTGGTGGTCGTCCTCTACGCCGGCGCGACGCTGTGA
- a CDS encoding SLC13 family permease, with the protein MPIFEVSGVLVVFALILAVLVAFLTEVVPNDVTAISVVAALVVLEPWTGVGARTAISGFANPATVTIIAMYMLSAGVQETGIVERLGVYLADFVDGEEYRALVATVCTTGPIAGFVNNTPVVAVFVPMVTDLAENTNLSPSKLLLPLSYAAILGGTLTLIGTSTNILASDFARLLIDGRDGIGMFEFTALGAVLLIVGLTYLLTVGWRLTPARVPVDGDSVSEFDLDDYLTVVQVRPSSPGVGLTVEAFDDAHPSVRILQARRDGEAYAGPHSDRLVEAGDRLVVHGSVETVDRFCDEADLAQRGRQSVTEDTFDTAETDGTLAKAVVPDHSRYVGATVGEAGFHDFHETTVLAVRRGGDLYRTDLADRTLEAGDLLLVRTTPAAIDYFTDTGDLVVADERAVDGFASKPAAEIAPLSEKTPVAIAILAGVVGLAAIDGLPIVIAALGGVVAMVVTGCLTTADAYDAVSWNVIFLLAGVIPLGLALESTGGAAVVSEFLVSTGDLLPPVGVLFVLYLVAGLLASVITPVATAVLMIPVGIDAAARLGANEFAFLLAVMFASATSFMTPVGYQTNLMVYGPGGYKFTDFLRVGGPLQLLLAVVATAGIVLGWGL; encoded by the coding sequence ATGCCGATCTTCGAGGTGTCGGGCGTCCTGGTCGTCTTCGCGCTCATCCTCGCGGTGCTCGTCGCCTTCCTCACCGAGGTCGTCCCGAACGACGTCACCGCGATCAGCGTCGTCGCGGCGCTCGTCGTCCTCGAGCCCTGGACCGGCGTGGGCGCCCGCACCGCGATCTCCGGGTTCGCGAACCCCGCGACGGTCACCATCATCGCGATGTACATGCTCAGCGCCGGCGTGCAGGAGACCGGGATCGTCGAACGCCTCGGCGTCTACCTGGCCGACTTCGTCGACGGCGAGGAGTACCGCGCGCTCGTCGCGACGGTCTGCACGACCGGTCCCATCGCCGGTTTCGTGAACAACACGCCCGTCGTCGCCGTCTTCGTCCCGATGGTGACCGACCTCGCGGAGAACACGAACCTGAGCCCGTCGAAGCTCCTCTTGCCGCTCTCCTACGCCGCGATCCTCGGCGGGACGCTCACGCTCATCGGGACGTCGACGAACATCCTCGCCAGCGACTTCGCCCGGCTCCTCATCGACGGCCGCGACGGGATCGGGATGTTCGAGTTCACTGCCCTCGGCGCCGTCCTGCTGATCGTCGGGCTCACCTACCTCCTGACCGTCGGTTGGCGACTGACGCCCGCGCGGGTCCCCGTGGACGGCGACTCGGTGTCCGAGTTCGACCTCGACGACTACCTCACCGTCGTGCAGGTGCGGCCGTCCTCCCCGGGCGTCGGCCTCACCGTCGAGGCGTTCGACGACGCCCATCCGAGCGTACGCATCCTGCAGGCGCGCCGCGACGGCGAAGCATACGCGGGGCCCCACTCCGACCGACTCGTCGAGGCCGGGGACAGGCTCGTGGTCCACGGCTCGGTGGAGACGGTCGACCGGTTCTGCGACGAGGCTGACCTCGCACAGCGTGGCCGACAGTCCGTGACCGAGGACACCTTCGATACGGCGGAGACGGACGGCACCCTCGCGAAGGCCGTCGTCCCGGACCACTCCCGGTACGTGGGCGCGACGGTCGGAGAGGCGGGGTTCCACGACTTCCACGAGACGACGGTGCTCGCCGTCCGCCGCGGCGGCGACCTCTACCGGACGGACCTCGCGGACCGGACCCTCGAGGCCGGCGACCTGCTGCTGGTGCGGACCACCCCGGCGGCCATCGACTACTTCACCGACACGGGCGACCTCGTCGTCGCGGACGAACGCGCCGTGGACGGGTTCGCGTCGAAGCCGGCCGCCGAGATCGCACCCCTCTCGGAGAAGACGCCGGTCGCGATCGCGATCCTCGCGGGCGTCGTCGGGCTGGCGGCCATCGACGGGCTCCCCATCGTGATCGCGGCGCTGGGTGGCGTCGTCGCGATGGTCGTCACCGGCTGTCTGACCACCGCCGACGCCTACGACGCGGTCTCGTGGAACGTCATCTTCCTCCTGGCCGGCGTCATCCCGCTCGGCCTGGCGCTCGAGTCCACGGGCGGTGCCGCGGTCGTCTCGGAGTTCCTCGTGTCGACGGGCGACCTCCTCCCCCCGGTCGGCGTGCTCTTCGTCCTCTACCTCGTCGCGGGACTGCTGGCGAGCGTCATCACGCCCGTGGCGACGGCGGTGTTGATGATCCCGGTCGGGATCGACGCCGCCGCCCGCCTCGGGGCCAACGAGTTCGCGTTCCTGCTCGCGGTGATGTTCGCCTCCGCGACCTCGTTCATGACGCCCGTCGGCTACCAGACGAATCTGATGGTGTACGGCCCCGGCGGCTACAAATTCACCGACTTCCTTCGGGTCGGCGGCCCGCTGCAGCTCCTGCTCGCAGTCGTCGCCACGGCCGGCATCGTCCTCGGCTGGGGGCTCTGA
- a CDS encoding RNase J family beta-CASP ribonuclease, producing MEIEIATIGGYEEVGRQMTAVRAGEDIVVFDMGLNLSKVLIHDNVETERMHSLDLIDMGAIPDDRVMRDLEGEVKAIVPTHGHLDHIGAISKLAHRYDAPIVATPFTLELVKEEINDEGKFDVQNDLIEMEAGETMSIGERTELEFVNVTHSIIDAINPVLHTPEGAVVYGLDKRMDHTPVIGDPIDMKRFREIGREGNGVLCYIEDCTNANKKGRTPSEAVARRQLKDVMYSLEDYDGGIVATTFSSHIARVTSLVEFAEDIGRQPVLLGRSMEKYSGTAERIGAASFPDDLGMYGHRKSVDRTFKRIMNEGKENFLPVVTGHQGEPRAMLTRMGRGETPYELTEGDKVIFSARVIPEPTNEGQRYQSEKLLGMQGARIYDDVHVSGHLRQEGHYQMLDALEPQHVIPAHQDMKGFSGYVDLAGHKGYDLGRDLHVTSNGNTIQLV from the coding sequence GTGGAAATTGAAATCGCGACGATCGGCGGTTACGAGGAGGTCGGGCGGCAGATGACTGCGGTGCGTGCGGGCGAGGACATCGTCGTCTTCGACATGGGGTTGAACCTCTCGAAGGTCCTGATTCACGACAACGTCGAGACCGAGCGGATGCATAGCCTGGACCTGATCGACATGGGCGCCATCCCCGACGACCGGGTGATGCGCGACCTCGAGGGCGAGGTCAAGGCCATCGTGCCGACCCACGGTCACCTCGACCACATCGGCGCCATCTCGAAACTGGCCCACCGCTACGACGCACCGATCGTGGCGACCCCCTTTACCCTCGAACTCGTCAAAGAGGAGATCAACGACGAGGGCAAGTTCGACGTCCAGAACGACCTGATCGAGATGGAGGCCGGCGAGACGATGTCCATCGGCGAGCGCACCGAACTCGAGTTCGTCAACGTGACCCACTCGATCATCGACGCGATCAACCCCGTCCTCCACACCCCCGAAGGCGCCGTCGTCTACGGGCTGGACAAGCGGATGGATCACACCCCCGTGATCGGCGACCCGATCGACATGAAGCGCTTCCGCGAGATCGGCCGGGAAGGAAACGGCGTCCTCTGTTACATCGAGGACTGCACGAACGCGAACAAGAAGGGCCGCACCCCGAGCGAGGCCGTCGCCCGGCGCCAGCTCAAAGACGTGATGTACTCCCTCGAGGACTACGACGGCGGCATCGTCGCCACCACCTTCTCTAGCCACATCGCGCGGGTCACCTCGCTCGTCGAGTTCGCCGAGGACATCGGCCGCCAGCCCGTCCTGCTGGGTCGCTCGATGGAGAAGTACTCCGGCACCGCCGAACGGATCGGTGCGGCGTCGTTCCCCGACGACCTGGGGATGTACGGCCACCGGAAATCCGTCGATCGAACCTTCAAGCGGATCATGAACGAGGGCAAGGAGAACTTCCTCCCCGTCGTGACGGGTCACCAGGGCGAACCCCGGGCGATGCTCACCCGGATGGGCCGCGGCGAGACGCCGTACGAACTGACCGAGGGTGACAAGGTCATCTTCAGCGCGCGCGTCATCCCGGAACCGACCAACGAGGGCCAGCGCTACCAGTCCGAGAAACTCCTCGGGATGCAGGGCGCCCGGATCTACGACGACGTGCACGTCTCGGGCCACCTCCGTCAGGAGGGCCACTACCAGATGCTGGACGCGCTCGAACCCCAGCACGTCATCCCCGCCCACCAGGACATGAAAGGGTTCTCCGGCTACGTCGACCTGGCCGGACACAAGGGGTACGACCTGGGCCGCGACCTCCACGTCACCTCGAACGGCAACACGATCCAGCTGGTCTAG
- a CDS encoding histidine kinase N-terminal 7TM domain-containing protein, which produces MLVHMDVAWQYAPSMLLLLAAGVLSTGIASYGLLALRRSGRSLLVAAFVVLNLAVAEWALVYAVQVASPTLAAKTVAYNLLHIGGVLVPPAWVVFAAAYADRDRWITPVTVGALLVVPAALLVTLPTNPWSLAVTDVRLVRVGGIVSLETGTGPVYQLFLAYSYVLLLAGSALVAGAALSGERLYSAQSALLLAGATVPLGFNLVEMTGVTPLGSPGINYTPVSLSISALLFGIALFRYRLFDLQPVARRTVYEHVREGVVVLNAAERVVGTNDAARRLLADADAGESDRPAGSDDGAIGRTAAAVLPEYERLGDDPGESVTLTFDSRGRKRYVEARRSPLERDGRRRGWVVLFRDVTAREESLREVRRRNERLDEFANVVAHDLRNPLDVVAGHARLARETGDEDHLDTIEATTTRMGRLLENVLRLARSGRTISEPRPVAVADAAGDAWSYVDAEAAALTVETDATVTADPDALGQLFENLFRNAVEHGSTGHRTTSDDAVEHGSPNPDSQDRQNNVEHSTTTGPSAADEATGETDPAVTIRVGELADRDGLYVADDGAGFDGDPTTVFDPGFSTDADGTGLGLHVVEQIADAHEWDLTARDADGGGFRIDIEGVEFTERATD; this is translated from the coding sequence ATGCTCGTTCACATGGACGTGGCCTGGCAATACGCGCCGTCCATGCTTCTGTTGCTGGCGGCGGGGGTCCTGTCGACGGGCATCGCGTCCTACGGGCTCCTCGCGCTCCGGCGGTCGGGGCGCTCGCTCCTGGTGGCGGCGTTCGTGGTCCTCAACCTGGCCGTCGCGGAGTGGGCGCTCGTCTACGCGGTGCAGGTCGCCAGCCCGACGCTCGCGGCCAAGACCGTCGCGTACAACCTCCTCCACATTGGCGGGGTCCTGGTGCCGCCGGCGTGGGTCGTCTTCGCCGCGGCCTACGCTGATCGCGACCGATGGATCACTCCCGTCACGGTTGGCGCGTTGCTGGTCGTCCCCGCGGCGTTGTTGGTCACGCTCCCGACGAACCCATGGTCACTCGCGGTGACCGACGTTCGACTGGTTCGAGTCGGTGGTATCGTGTCCCTGGAGACGGGAACCGGGCCGGTCTACCAGCTCTTCCTGGCGTACTCCTACGTCCTGTTGCTGGCCGGGAGCGCGCTCGTCGCGGGCGCCGCGCTCAGTGGCGAGCGCCTCTACAGCGCACAGTCCGCGCTCCTGCTGGCCGGTGCGACCGTGCCCCTGGGCTTCAACCTGGTCGAGATGACCGGCGTCACGCCGCTGGGTAGCCCTGGGATCAACTACACGCCAGTGTCGCTGTCGATATCGGCACTCCTGTTCGGCATTGCGCTGTTCCGCTACCGGTTGTTCGACCTCCAGCCGGTCGCTCGCAGGACGGTCTACGAGCACGTCCGCGAGGGCGTCGTCGTCCTGAACGCGGCCGAACGCGTCGTCGGGACGAACGACGCGGCGCGGCGACTGCTCGCCGACGCCGACGCGGGCGAGTCCGACCGACCAGCGGGATCCGACGACGGGGCTATCGGCAGGACGGCGGCCGCCGTCCTGCCGGAGTACGAACGCCTCGGCGACGACCCGGGGGAATCGGTGACGCTCACGTTCGATAGCCGGGGCCGGAAACGGTACGTGGAGGCTCGCCGCTCGCCGCTCGAACGGGACGGGCGACGACGGGGCTGGGTCGTCCTCTTCCGCGACGTGACCGCCCGCGAGGAGTCGCTCCGGGAGGTCCGACGCCGCAACGAGCGCCTGGACGAGTTCGCCAACGTCGTGGCCCACGACCTCCGGAACCCGCTCGACGTCGTCGCCGGCCACGCCCGACTGGCCCGCGAGACCGGCGACGAGGACCACCTCGACACCATCGAGGCCACCACGACCCGGATGGGCCGACTGCTGGAGAACGTTCTCCGACTGGCTCGTAGCGGCCGGACCATCTCCGAGCCGCGACCGGTCGCCGTCGCGGACGCGGCTGGCGACGCCTGGTCGTACGTCGACGCCGAGGCCGCGGCCCTGACCGTCGAGACCGACGCCACCGTCACCGCTGATCCCGACGCCCTCGGACAGCTCTTCGAGAACCTGTTCCGGAACGCTGTCGAACACGGTTCGACAGGCCATCGGACGACGTCCGATGACGCCGTGGAGCACGGCTCTCCGAACCCTGACTCGCAGGATCGTCAGAACAACGTCGAGCACAGCACGACGACCGGCCCCTCGGCAGCCGACGAGGCCACCGGGGAGACCGATCCCGCTGTCACGATACGCGTCGGCGAACTGGCCGACAGAGACGGCCTCTACGTGGCCGACGACGGAGCGGGGTTCGACGGCGACCCGACGACGGTGTTCGATCCGGGCTTCTCGACCGACGCCGACGGGACCGGCCTCGGGCTGCACGTCGTCGAACAGATCGCCGACGCCCACGAGTGGGACCTCACCGCCCGGGACGCCGACGGCGGCGGATTCCGGATCGACATCGAGGGCGTGGAGTTCACCGAGCGAGCGACGGACTAG
- a CDS encoding beta-CASP ribonuclease aCPSF1, translated as MSTNESEFDDLRQQIAAEIPDDLSVARVTYEGPKLVLYTDTPRKFADADGVIPKLASTLRKRITVRPTQGSRTDQETARTQLLELLPEEAGVNNLEFYPETGEVLIEAEKPGLVIGRRASKLDEITREIGWTPEVLRTPPMESSTVANVRNFLVQERAERRELLEDIGADIYGHSADDPEWVRITTLGCCREVGRAAFILSTANTRILVDCGDKPGAEGEVPYLQMEEANPIADLDAVVLTHAHLDHSALLPLLFKYGYDGPIYTTAPTRDLMGLLQLDYLDVAAKQGRTPPYESEMVRETLKHTIPIDYGDVTDIAPDVKLTMHNAGHILGSAVSHFHIGNGMHNVVFSGDIHYDDTRLFNGAENDFPRVETLIMESTYGRKGDYQTDQEDSERKLCQLISETHDRGGKVVIPAFAVGRSQEMMLVLEEAMREGRVPEMPVYLDGMIREATAIHTAYPEFLRDGLTDRILHQDDNPFLAEQFQQVDGGAEMREEIASEGPCVILSTSGMVTGGPIMSWLELLAHDPENRMIFVGYQAEGTLGRQIQGGNREITLNDGRGGPDRLELQLDVESVSGFSGHADRNGLLNFVRTMNPRPHEVLCVHGDETATDQFSSALYQKLDCRTYAPKNLETFRLE; from the coding sequence ATGAGTACGAACGAATCCGAGTTCGATGACCTTCGACAGCAGATCGCGGCGGAGATACCCGACGACCTGTCGGTCGCCCGGGTCACCTACGAGGGGCCGAAACTGGTCCTCTACACGGACACGCCCCGCAAGTTCGCCGACGCCGACGGGGTCATCCCGAAGCTGGCGAGCACGCTCCGCAAGCGGATCACCGTCCGCCCGACCCAGGGGAGCCGAACCGACCAGGAGACCGCCCGGACCCAGTTGCTCGAACTCCTGCCCGAGGAGGCCGGCGTCAACAACCTCGAGTTCTACCCCGAGACGGGCGAGGTGCTGATCGAGGCCGAAAAGCCCGGCCTCGTCATCGGACGGCGCGCGAGCAAACTCGACGAGATCACCCGGGAGATCGGCTGGACGCCGGAGGTCCTCCGGACGCCACCGATGGAGTCCTCGACCGTCGCCAACGTCCGGAACTTCCTCGTCCAGGAACGCGCCGAGCGCCGCGAACTGCTCGAAGACATCGGTGCGGACATCTACGGCCATTCGGCGGACGACCCCGAGTGGGTCCGGATCACCACCCTCGGCTGCTGCCGTGAGGTCGGCCGGGCCGCCTTCATCCTGAGTACGGCCAACACCCGGATTCTCGTCGACTGCGGGGACAAACCGGGCGCCGAGGGCGAGGTCCCCTACCTCCAGATGGAGGAGGCGAACCCCATCGCCGACCTGGACGCGGTGGTGCTCACCCACGCCCACCTCGACCACAGCGCCCTGCTCCCGCTCCTCTTCAAGTACGGCTACGACGGCCCGATCTACACCACCGCGCCCACGCGTGACCTGATGGGCCTCCTGCAACTGGACTACCTCGACGTCGCCGCCAAGCAGGGCCGCACCCCGCCCTACGAGAGCGAGATGGTCCGGGAGACGCTCAAGCACACGATCCCGATCGACTACGGCGACGTGACCGACATCGCGCCGGACGTCAAGCTCACGATGCACAACGCCGGGCACATCCTCGGCAGCGCCGTCTCGCACTTCCACATCGGCAACGGGATGCACAACGTCGTCTTCTCCGGCGACATTCACTACGACGATACCCGACTTTTCAACGGCGCCGAGAACGATTTCCCGCGCGTCGAGACGCTGATCATGGAGTCGACGTACGGTCGGAAGGGCGATTACCAGACCGACCAGGAGGACTCGGAACGCAAGCTCTGTCAGTTGATCTCGGAGACCCACGACCGGGGCGGGAAGGTCGTCATCCCCGCCTTCGCGGTGGGGCGCTCCCAGGAGATGATGCTGGTGCTCGAAGAGGCCATGCGCGAGGGGCGGGTGCCCGAGATGCCGGTCTACCTCGACGGGATGATCCGGGAGGCGACGGCGATCCACACCGCCTACCCCGAGTTCCTCCGAGACGGCCTCACCGACCGGATCCTCCACCAGGACGACAACCCGTTCCTGGCCGAGCAGTTCCAGCAGGTCGACGGCGGCGCCGAGATGCGCGAGGAGATCGCGAGCGAGGGGCCCTGCGTCATCCTCTCGACCTCGGGGATGGTCACCGGTGGCCCGATCATGTCCTGGCTGGAACTGCTCGCGCACGACCCCGAAAACCGGATGATCTTCGTCGGCTACCAGGCCGAGGGGACGCTCGGCCGCCAGATCCAGGGCGGCAACCGCGAGATCACGCTGAACGACGGCCGGGGCGGGCCGGACCGCCTCGAACTGCAACTCGACGTCGAGTCGGTCAGCGGTTTCTCCGGCCACGCCGACCGCAACGGCCTGCTGAACTTCGTGCGCACGATGAACCCGCGGCCCCACGAGGTGCTCTGCGTCCACGGCGACGAGACGGCAACCGACCAGTTCTCCTCGGCGCTGTACCAGAAACTCGACTGCCGGACCTACGCCCCGAAGAACCTCGAGACGTTCCGCCTCGAGTGA